A genomic segment from Triticum dicoccoides isolate Atlit2015 ecotype Zavitan chromosome 1A, WEW_v2.0, whole genome shotgun sequence encodes:
- the LOC119358625 gene encoding probable thionin-2.3 gives MAMRGNNVKTLALMLVVVGLVALQQTQQVQASHCCCHLDSVPTYFKCREKSDSTVSECCGSSDGYISDAAGFECKSGFIDIETALQAVNYCKLGCTASLCNKVTPSGKDAMERCTSGCHDLCTKNNAEIAQVVAA, from the exons ATGGCCATGAGAGGCAACAATGTCAAGACCTTGGCGTTGATGCTCGTAGTTGTGGGTCTTGTGGCACTCCAGCAAACCCAGCAAGTACAAGCATCCCACTGTTGTTGCCATCTAGACTCCGTCCCTACCTATTTTAAGTGCCGCGAAAAATCTGATAGCACCGTCTCAGAGTGCTGCGGTTCTTCTGATGGCTATATATCAGACGCCGCTGGATTTGAATGCAAGTCCGGTTTTATAGATATAGAGACAGCACTGCAAG CCGTCAACTACTGCAAGCTGGGGTGCACGGCTTCCTTGTGCAACAAAGTAACTCCATCTG GGAAAGATGCCATGGAACGCTGCACTAGTGGATGCCACGATCTGTGCACCAAGAACAATGCCGAAATTGCGCAAGTCGTCGCGGCTTAA